Proteins encoded together in one Nostoc sp. PCC 7524 window:
- the sbcD gene encoding exonuclease subunit SbcD, whose amino-acid sequence MIKILHLSDIHMGSGFSHGRINPVTGLNTRLEDFVQTLSLCIDRALNDAVDLVLFGGDAFPDATPPPYVQEAFAGQFRRLVDANIPTVLLVGNHDQHSQGLGGASLNIYRTLGVPGFVVGDKLTTHHIQTPNGKVQVITLPWLTRSTLMTRQETENLSLAEVNQLLTERLQVVIEGEIRRLDPDVPTVLLAHLMADNATLGAERFLAVGKGFTLPLSLLTRPCFDYVALGHVHRHQNLNKSNNPPVIYPGSIERVDFSEEKEDKGYVMVELERGSVNWEFCPLPVRTFRTLEVDVSKAEEPQGVLIKAIAKHDLQDAVVRLIYKLRSEQIDLIDNAALHSALSSAHTYTIQAELVSQLARPRIPELSASSSIDPMEALKTYLHNREDLKDIAGSMLEAAQQLLADDAEIWLEVSTGDR is encoded by the coding sequence ATGATTAAAATCCTCCATCTCTCTGACATCCACATGGGAAGCGGTTTTTCCCACGGTAGAATTAATCCAGTGACAGGTTTAAATACGCGACTGGAGGATTTTGTTCAGACTTTATCGTTGTGTATTGATCGGGCATTAAATGATGCAGTAGATTTAGTTTTATTTGGTGGTGATGCTTTTCCTGATGCCACACCGCCGCCCTATGTGCAGGAAGCTTTTGCTGGCCAATTCCGCCGATTGGTAGATGCTAATATTCCGACGGTGTTGTTAGTGGGAAATCATGATCAGCATTCCCAAGGGTTGGGAGGCGCGAGTTTAAACATTTACCGCACCTTGGGAGTACCAGGTTTTGTAGTCGGTGATAAGTTAACAACTCACCACATCCAAACCCCCAACGGTAAAGTACAAGTGATTACCTTACCTTGGCTGACTCGTTCCACGCTGATGACTCGCCAAGAAACAGAAAATTTATCTTTGGCGGAAGTCAATCAATTATTAACAGAACGCTTGCAAGTTGTTATCGAAGGGGAAATTCGGCGGCTTGATCCTGATGTCCCCACTGTACTTTTAGCTCACTTGATGGCGGATAATGCTACGTTGGGGGCTGAACGCTTTTTGGCTGTGGGGAAAGGTTTTACTCTCCCCTTGTCTTTGTTGACTCGTCCTTGCTTTGATTATGTGGCTTTAGGACACGTCCACCGCCATCAAAACTTGAATAAATCCAATAACCCACCAGTGATTTATCCGGGGAGTATTGAACGAGTAGATTTCAGTGAGGAAAAAGAAGATAAAGGTTATGTGATGGTGGAATTGGAACGGGGGAGTGTGAACTGGGAATTTTGTCCTTTACCAGTTCGTACTTTCCGCACATTAGAAGTGGATGTGTCGAAAGCAGAAGAACCCCAAGGTGTTTTAATAAAAGCGATCGCTAAACATGATCTGCAAGATGCAGTAGTACGGCTAATTTACAAACTCCGTTCTGAACAAATCGATTTGATTGATAACGCTGCTCTCCATTCTGCCCTCAGTTCTGCTCATACTTACACCATTCAAGCAGAATTAGTCAGTCAGTTAGCTCGTCCCCGCATTCCTGAGTTGAGTGCTAGTAGTAGCATAGACCCAATGGAAGCATTAAAAACATACTTGCACAATCGAGAAGACCTCAAAGATATAGCTGGGTCCATGTTAGAAGCAGCACAACAATTATTAGCTGATGATGCGGAAATTTGGCTGGAAGTAAGCACTGGGGATAGATAG
- a CDS encoding pentapeptide repeat-containing protein — protein sequence MKLPLIATISLLAACGLTQSAFAFNQQDLEQLKASGMCPRCDLSGANLSAMNLAGANLRQANLKGATLSQANLANADLTSANLEGAVLDAANLSGASLIGANLQLASLVKADLSYAGLIGANLAAANLKETNLNYTNFRGANFQLTTLSNGIVTYDKPHFWSLQEGINRNRK from the coding sequence ATGAAATTGCCATTAATTGCTACTATATCTCTGTTAGCTGCGTGTGGGTTAACACAATCGGCTTTTGCCTTCAATCAACAAGACCTAGAGCAGTTGAAAGCATCTGGTATGTGTCCTCGATGTGATTTAAGTGGCGCAAATTTATCTGCAATGAATTTAGCAGGAGCAAATTTGCGACAGGCGAATTTGAAAGGTGCAACCTTATCTCAAGCGAATCTGGCTAACGCCGATCTAACGTCTGCCAATCTAGAAGGTGCCGTCTTAGATGCTGCTAATCTTTCTGGCGCTTCTTTAATAGGTGCGAATTTACAACTGGCATCGCTGGTAAAGGCTGACTTATCTTACGCCGGTTTGATTGGTGCTAATTTGGCCGCCGCCAACTTAAAGGAAACTAATTTAAACTACACTAACTTCCGGGGCGCAAACTTCCAACTCACAACCCTCAGTAATGGTATTGTCACCTACGATAAACCTCATTTTTGGTCATTACAAGAAGGCATAAATCGTAACCGTAAATGA
- a CDS encoding serine/threonine protein kinase, whose product MSHISKSAVHCINPDCQRPYPQPWGNKFCNSCGAVLQLLDRYVPIQPLGSGGFAQIYTVWDERTQSEKVLKVLVEDSPKALELFTQEAAVLVSLRHPGVPKVEADGHFQVNVSNPKPRQLACLVMEKINGPTLAEILEKYPQGCPEELILNWLIQALKILQELHKRQIIHRDIKPSNLMLRTPISTALPSQGGTGWEQLVLIDFGGAKQVKTARLRQESSSTRLFSSGYSPPEQVSGGNVGPEADFYALGRTMIELLTGKYPLELEDPDTGALQWRNRVNVHPQLADLLDEMVQEDVRSRPANAAIIQKRLTKITQPSSRSNVFQQALTQVNHQWQSLLQATEQALGNFGKTVRKIVLWIVKTIFQIIKACFSTIWAMFITGLGAGAGTITGFILAYHTSLGDRLVEFILTQLPELAANSPPKFGAESLVFAVAGVGTAWGITAAGCFGQRRRFLVASLMGTISYVFGWLLWQVITLTGDRSESLVGATAIAVFLLALSIGFRSHHIVYAVVGSFGAAMGCAALLLLGFPANILQFPDRPLWSELSLPVAFFSSIGIFTNFWFGVSYYLIVPGLRWLGWR is encoded by the coding sequence GTGTCCCACATCAGCAAAAGTGCGGTTCACTGCATCAATCCTGATTGTCAACGTCCCTATCCCCAACCTTGGGGTAACAAGTTTTGTAACAGCTGTGGCGCGGTGCTACAGCTGTTAGATCGTTATGTGCCGATCCAACCCTTGGGTTCGGGGGGATTCGCCCAAATATACACAGTTTGGGATGAAAGGACACAATCCGAAAAAGTGCTGAAGGTGTTGGTAGAAGATTCCCCCAAGGCGTTGGAATTATTCACCCAAGAAGCAGCAGTTTTAGTAAGTTTGCGGCATCCAGGGGTGCCAAAAGTCGAAGCTGATGGGCATTTTCAGGTAAATGTATCTAATCCTAAGCCGCGTCAGCTAGCTTGTTTGGTAATGGAAAAAATCAACGGGCCGACTCTGGCGGAAATTTTAGAAAAATATCCTCAAGGATGCCCAGAGGAATTGATCCTAAACTGGCTGATCCAAGCCCTAAAAATTTTACAGGAATTGCATAAGCGTCAAATTATTCACCGCGATATCAAGCCCTCAAATTTGATGTTGCGGACTCCAATATCAACGGCGCTTCCCTCTCAAGGTGGAACTGGCTGGGAACAATTGGTGTTGATTGACTTTGGTGGGGCAAAACAAGTCAAAACGGCAAGGCTACGTCAAGAGTCTAGTTCTACGAGGTTATTTTCTTCTGGTTACAGTCCACCAGAACAGGTAAGTGGGGGAAACGTAGGGCCAGAGGCTGATTTTTATGCCCTTGGTCGGACTATGATTGAATTACTGACAGGCAAGTATCCCTTAGAATTGGAAGATCCCGATACAGGGGCTTTGCAGTGGCGTAACCGGGTGAATGTGCATCCCCAGTTGGCAGATTTATTAGATGAGATGGTGCAGGAGGATGTGCGATCGCGTCCCGCCAATGCTGCAATTATTCAAAAAAGATTAACCAAAATTACTCAACCATCATCACGATCAAACGTTTTTCAGCAAGCTTTAACTCAAGTTAATCATCAATGGCAAAGCTTATTGCAAGCAACAGAGCAAGCTTTAGGCAACTTTGGTAAGACAGTCCGCAAAATAGTTTTGTGGATAGTTAAAACCATATTCCAAATCATCAAAGCTTGTTTCTCAACAATTTGGGCAATGTTTATCACTGGTTTGGGTGCTGGCGCAGGTACAATCACCGGATTTATTTTGGCCTATCACACCAGTTTAGGCGATCGCTTGGTCGAATTTATCTTGACTCAGCTACCCGAATTGGCTGCTAACTCGCCACCTAAATTTGGCGCAGAAAGTTTAGTATTTGCTGTTGCAGGCGTAGGGACAGCCTGGGGCATCACTGCTGCCGGGTGTTTTGGGCAACGGCGACGGTTTTTAGTAGCATCGTTGATGGGTACAATCAGCTATGTATTCGGCTGGTTATTGTGGCAAGTGATCACATTAACAGGCGATCGCTCTGAAAGTTTAGTAGGAGCAACAGCTATTGCTGTTTTTTTATTGGCGCTTAGTATTGGTTTTCGTAGTCATCATATCGTTTATGCCGTAGTTGGGTCTTTTGGTGCAGCAATGGGCTGTGCAGCATTGCTACTTTTAGGTTTTCCTGCCAACATCCTACAATTTCCTGATCGTCCTCTCTGGTCAGAATTATCCCTACCAGTTGCCTTTTTCAGCTCCATCGGCATATTTACCAACTTTTGGTTCGGAGTCAGCTACTATCTCATTGTTCCTGGATTGCGGTGGCTGGGTTGGCGCTAA
- a CDS encoding SDR family oxidoreductase: MPRPIHSSVIVITGASSGIGRATALEFAKQRATLILAARRESALQEVAQECEHLGATAVAVRTNVSFESDVEALARRAIESFGRLDVWVNNAAVSLFARFEDAPMEAFRRVIETNLFGYIYGARAALPHFREQGNGNLINVSSVVGVTGQAYTIPYTISKYAIRGLSDSLRMELYLDNAPDIHVCTVLPGSIDTPIFQHAANYTGRQTKAMTPVYPARQVAEAIAGLVERPQREIVVGQAVYLQLLQKTLAPDVFERMMATQVDQDHFQDHKPAPQTDGNVFDPMQDYTGISGNWLVRDGMTSQDIWDMARDAAQRIGLPMS; the protein is encoded by the coding sequence ATGCCACGACCAATACATAGTTCAGTCATAGTGATTACAGGTGCCTCAAGCGGCATCGGTCGAGCTACAGCCCTGGAGTTTGCCAAACAACGGGCAACATTAATCCTAGCAGCAAGGCGCGAAAGTGCTTTACAGGAAGTTGCCCAAGAGTGCGAACATCTAGGTGCAACGGCTGTAGCAGTACGAACAAATGTGTCATTTGAATCTGATGTGGAAGCCCTAGCACGCCGTGCCATTGAATCCTTTGGACGCTTGGATGTGTGGGTGAACAATGCCGCCGTCAGCTTATTTGCGCGGTTTGAAGATGCACCGATGGAAGCTTTTCGGCGGGTAATTGAGACTAATTTATTTGGATACATTTACGGTGCGCGTGCTGCCTTACCTCACTTCCGAGAACAAGGTAACGGTAACTTAATTAATGTGTCTTCAGTTGTAGGCGTAACTGGTCAGGCATATACAATTCCCTACACTATCAGCAAGTATGCCATTCGCGGACTCTCTGACTCATTGCGGATGGAATTGTACCTAGATAATGCGCCTGACATTCATGTTTGTACCGTATTGCCTGGTTCTATTGACACACCCATATTTCAGCACGCAGCTAATTACACAGGTCGTCAAACCAAAGCTATGACACCTGTATATCCTGCCAGACAAGTTGCTGAGGCGATCGCAGGGTTAGTAGAAAGACCACAGCGCGAAATTGTAGTTGGTCAAGCCGTTTATTTACAGCTTTTACAAAAAACCTTGGCTCCCGATGTCTTTGAGCGCATGATGGCAACTCAAGTAGATCAAGACCACTTCCAGGATCATAAACCTGCCCCCCAGACTGATGGCAACGTATTCGACCCCATGCAAGATTACACAGGCATCAGTGGTAATTGGTTAGTTCGGGATGGGATGACCAGTCAAGATATCTGGGATATGGCAAGGGATGCAGCGCAAAGAATTGGTTTACCTATGTCTTAG
- a CDS encoding general stress protein, whose translation MATNDLKIGLGVFTKSTELEQAISNLKAADFPVENISVIAKDGKRREQVGEVKVSDRIGNQDVDTTGAIGDTLSATTWGSLLVGISSLALPGALGVILAAGSIGVALVASMGGVAVGTAAHENLVRALVHLGIPENRARIYSDRLQQSYYLLILSSTESEIHRVEDSLRQHGVQNWDIYDFPPQNNLKIGASVKI comes from the coding sequence ATGGCAACGAATGATCTAAAAATTGGCTTAGGAGTATTTACTAAATCCACAGAATTAGAACAAGCGATTAGTAACTTAAAAGCAGCTGACTTTCCTGTAGAAAATATTTCAGTAATTGCCAAAGATGGAAAACGCAGGGAACAGGTGGGTGAGGTAAAAGTCAGCGATCGCATTGGCAATCAAGATGTAGATACTACAGGTGCGATCGGAGATACACTGTCAGCAACTACTTGGGGTAGTTTGTTGGTGGGTATCAGCAGTTTAGCATTGCCTGGCGCGTTAGGAGTGATACTAGCAGCAGGTTCTATCGGAGTAGCATTAGTTGCTAGCATGGGAGGTGTGGCAGTGGGAACAGCAGCCCATGAGAATTTAGTCAGGGCGCTGGTTCATTTAGGCATACCCGAAAACAGAGCCAGAATTTATAGCGATCGCCTCCAGCAAAGTTATTATTTGCTTATCCTTAGTAGCACAGAATCAGAAATTCATCGTGTAGAAGACAGCTTACGTCAGCATGGGGTTCAAAACTGGGATATTTATGATTTTCCGCCGCAAAATAACCTGAAAATAGGGGCTAGTGTTAAAATTTAA